Genomic DNA from Blastocatellia bacterium:
AATCAGATTCATGATGAAATCACCTCATTCACTTCCTGAGCGATAAGCTCCTTGATTCGGGAGACGGCGTCCGCCAGAGGTACGTCGAAACAGGCGCGGGTTCGCCGGGAGAGAATTTCCACCTGGCCGAGGGCGACTTTCTGGGGACCGATCGTGATGCGGAAGGGGATACCGATTAGGTCGGCGTCCT
This window encodes:
- a CDS encoding His/Gly/Thr/Pro-type tRNA ligase C-terminal domain-containing protein; its protein translation is IAPFQVIIVPVNVADPAQRDAAERLYQELTDAGVEVLYDDRDERPGVKFKDADLIGIPFRITIGPQKVALGQVEILSRRTRACFDVPLADAVSRIKELIAQEVNEVISS